In Myotis daubentonii chromosome 6, mMyoDau2.1, whole genome shotgun sequence, a genomic segment contains:
- the TSPYL4 gene encoding testis-specific Y-encoded-like protein 4, with product MNGQGEASNPSVAKTCGPAAPDQAPAHADLNPRRSEDAEAPREVEVEMAHTGEGSVAGSAAGGSSQAPSGGGPVRGDPVAPGRDAAAKTDQKEARPPAEGLDAAPASPSVAADNSQENGCQLREPCGPAGENAPEACDAEGLGSQMMPGAKAKDGMTKKCAISATVGKEGVAEEAVEEKKLIQKEKKVVGGGKEEARARTPKANNSMDSLEAIDQELLNVNAQADRAFLQLERKFGRMRRLHMQRRSFIIQNIPGFWVTAFGNHPQLSPMISGQDEEMMRYMINLEVEELKHPRAGCKFKFIFQSNPYFRNEALVKEYERRSSGRVVSLSTPIRWHRGQDPQTHIHRNREGNTIPSFFNWFSDHSLLEFDRIAEIIKGELWSNPLQYYLMGEGPRRFRDPARQPVDSPRAFRFQSG from the coding sequence ATGAACggtcagggtgaggccagcaacCCTTCGGTCGCTAAAACCTGCGGCCCCGCCGCTCCCGACCAAGCCCCGGCACATGCGGACCTAAACCCGCGCCGGAGCGAGGACGCGGAGGCGCCgcgggaggtggaggtggagatggcGCACACAGGTGAGGGCAGCGTGGCCGGCTCCGCGGCGGGAGGCTCATCCCAGGCCCCCTCGGGCGGTGGTCCCGTGCGCGGCGATCCAGTTGCTCCGGGTCGTGATGCGGCAGCCAAAACGGACCAGAAAGAGGCTCGGCCTCCCGCAGAGGGACTGGacgcagcccctgcctccccctcggTGGCTGCCGACAATAGCCAGGAAAATGGCTGTCAGCTGCGAGAGCCGTGCGGCCCAGCTGGGGAGAACGCGCCAGAAGCCTGTGACGCAGAGGGATTGGGGTCTCAGATGATGCCTGGGGCCAAGGCCAAGGACGGGATGACAAAGAAGTGCGCCATCTCAGCGACGGTGGGAAAGGAAGGAGTAGCAGAGGAGGCGGTGGAGGAGAAGAAATtgatacagaaggaaaaaaaggtggtaggaggagggaaagaggaggcgCGGGCTAGGACCCCGAAGGCCAATAACTCCATGGACTCGCTGGAGGCGATCGATCAGGAGCTGTTAAACGTAAATGCCCAGGCAGACAGGGCCTTCCTTCAGCTGGAGCGCAAGTTTGGCCGGATGCGAAGGCTCCATATGCAGCGCAGAAGTTTTATTATCCAAAATATCCCTGGTTTCTGGGTCACTGCCTTTGGGAACCACCCCCAGCTGTCACCTATGATCAGTGGTCAAGATGAAGAAATGATGAGGTACATGATCAATTTGGAGGTGGAGGAGCTTAAACACCCTAGAGCAGGCTGCAAATTCAAGTTCATCTTTCAGAGCAACCCCTACTTCCGAAATGAGGCGCTCGTCAAGGAATATGAGCGCAGATCCTCTGGCCGGGTGGTGTCTCTCTCCACTCCAATCCGCTGGCACCGGGGCCAAGACCCCCAGACCCACATCCACAGGAACCGGGAAGGGAACACGATCCCCAGTTTCTTCAACTGGTTCTCAGACCACAGCCTCCTGGAATTCGACAGGATTGCTGAGATTATCAAAGGAGAACTGTGGTCCAATCCCCTCCAATATTACCTGATGGGTGAAGGGCCCCGAAGATTTCGAGACCCAGCAAGGCAGCCGGTGGACAGCCCCAGGGCCTTCAGGTTCCAGTCTGGCTAA